One part of the Sphingobacterium sp. LZ7M1 genome encodes these proteins:
- a CDS encoding ATP-dependent Clp protease adaptor ClpS — protein MSTEVEQETFTLEEILAVTKDSNKLILWNDDFNTFDHVIHCLMHYLQYSEAEASRIAWTVHTKGKCTILEGTYTEVEVYRKILKTEGLTVSVE, from the coding sequence ATGAGCACTGAAGTTGAACAAGAAACATTTACCCTTGAAGAAATCCTTGCAGTTACCAAAGATTCCAACAAGTTGATTTTGTGGAATGATGATTTCAATACCTTTGACCATGTCATTCACTGTCTCATGCATTACCTCCAATATTCCGAAGCTGAAGCATCACGTATCGCCTGGACCGTACATACCAAAGGTAAGTGTACTATCCTGGAAGGTACCTATACCGAAGTCGAGGTCTACCGAAAGATCCTAAAAACTGAAGGATTAACCGTTTCGGTGGAATAA